Proteins encoded within one genomic window of Vanrija pseudolonga chromosome 3, complete sequence:
- the pup3 gene encoding putative proteasome subunit beta type-3, translating to MSIMEYNGGSVVAMVGKDCVAIASDLRLGAQATSIAANFDKVFPVNDTLYMGLPGLATDVYTLREQLRFRVNMYRMKEEREITPQTFTHLVSSTLYEKRWGPYFIEPVIAGIAPPSAANPNPKPFISTMDTIGCITTPKDFAVAGTATDKLYGAAEGLWEPDLEPEDLFETISQTLLNAVDRDALSGWGAVVHVITKDKVITRTLRSRMD from the exons ATG TCGATCATGGAGTATAACGGTGGTTCGGTGGTCGCCATGGTCGGAAAGGACTGCGTTGCGATCGCTTCAGACCTCCGTCTGGGTGCCCAGGCGACGAGTATCGCGGCCAACTTTGACAAG GTCTTCCCTGTCAACGACACGCTGTACATGGGCCTCCCTGGACTCGCTACCGACGTCTACACATT gcgcgagcagctgcgcTTCCGCGTCAACATGTACCGCATGAAGGAGGAGCGTGAGATCACGCCCCAGACCTTCACCCACCTCGTCTCGAGCACCCTCTACGAGAAGCGCTGGGGACCATACTTCATCGAGCCCGTCATTGCCGGTATCGCCCCTCCAAGcgccgccaaccccaaccccaagCCTTTCATCTCGACCATGGACAC CATTGGATGTATCACCACCCCCAAGGACTTTGCGGTTGCCGGTACGGCGACCGACAAGCTGTACGGTGCTGCCGAGGGACTGTGGGAGCCTGATCTC GAGCCCGAGGACCTCTTCGAGACCATCTCGCAGACCCTCCTGAACGCTGTTGACCGCGATGCTCTCAGTGGTTGGGGAGCCGTTGTCCACGTCAT CaccaaggacaaggtcaTTACGCGAACGCTCCGCTCAAGGATGGACTAA